Proteins from a genomic interval of Clostridium sp. AN503:
- a CDS encoding GGGtGRT protein yields MALFESYERRIKQIDAVLNSYGIASIEEAEKITKDAGLDVYKQVESIQPICFENAKWAYTVGAAIAIKKGCRKAADAAAAIGEGLQAFCIPGSVADQRKVGLGHGNLGKMLLEEDTDCFCFLAGHESFAAAEGAIGIAEKANKVRQKPLRVILNGLGKDAAQVISRINGFTYVETEMDYYTGEVKELWRKSYSDGLRSKVNCYGANDVTEGVAIMWKEGVDVSITGNSTNPTRFQHPVAGTYKKECNEKGKKYFSVASGGGTGRTLHPDNMAAGPASYGMTDTMGRMHSDAQFAGSSSVPAHVEMMGLIGAGNNPMVGMTVAVAVSIEEAAKEGKF; encoded by the coding sequence ATGGCATTATTTGAATCATATGAGAGACGCATCAAACAGATTGATGCAGTATTAAACAGCTATGGCATTGCTTCTATCGAGGAAGCGGAAAAGATCACGAAGGACGCAGGTCTTGACGTGTACAAGCAGGTTGAGAGCATCCAGCCGATCTGCTTTGAGAATGCAAAGTGGGCATACACCGTTGGCGCAGCCATCGCCATCAAGAAAGGCTGCAGAAAAGCAGCTGACGCAGCGGCAGCCATCGGCGAGGGCCTTCAGGCTTTCTGTATCCCGGGTTCCGTTGCTGACCAGCGTAAAGTAGGTCTGGGACACGGCAACTTAGGCAAGATGCTTTTGGAAGAGGATACCGACTGCTTCTGTTTCCTGGCAGGCCATGAGTCCTTTGCAGCAGCAGAGGGCGCGATCGGTATCGCTGAGAAGGCAAACAAGGTTCGCCAGAAACCTCTGCGCGTTATCTTAAACGGCTTAGGCAAGGATGCAGCGCAGGTCATCTCCAGAATCAATGGCTTCACCTATGTTGAGACTGAGATGGATTACTACACCGGCGAAGTGAAGGAACTGTGGAGAAAGTCTTACTCCGACGGTCTCCGCTCCAAGGTAAACTGCTACGGCGCCAATGACGTAACCGAGGGCGTTGCGATCATGTGGAAAGAGGGCGTTGACGTTTCCATCACCGGAAACTCCACCAACCCGACCCGTTTCCAGCATCCGGTAGCAGGCACCTACAAAAAAGAATGCAACGAGAAGGGTAAAAAGTACTTCTCCGTAGCTTCCGGCGGCGGCACCGGCCGTACCCTGCATCCGGATAACATGGCGGCAGGCCCGGCTTCCTACGGTATGACTGATACCATGGGCCGTATGCACAGCGATGCTCAGTTCGCAGGTTCTTCTTCCGTTCCGGCTCACGTAGAGATGATGGGCCTGATCGGCGCAGGCAACAACCCGATGGTTGGGATGACTGTAGCTGTGGCTGTTTCGATTGAAGAAGCGGCGAAGGAAGGGAAATTCTAA
- a CDS encoding tyrosine-type recombinase/integrase: MKNDIIALLNCPECALQVSVKALTCPHCGYPLDKSLVKRIRGSGKRRRLPNGFGSITERRDKNLKNSYWARVCIGKKEFGKPILNPLKPQCSFSTYNAAYAALVEYNKNPYDLNGDITVKELYEKWSKKYFSEDVRARHIKGVMDSGFRIETRGKMKGEKVYASAGTKARIKSIFNLMLDYAVEFEIAAINYARTFDISDEIVKEQEETNRDHIPFTKTELNLFWDNVGKIKFTDWILIQTYMGWRPQELATLRLDEIDLDQWYMQAGMKTDAGKPRLVPIHSKIRNLAKKNYEYAVSINSEYLFNDKSQTHSGSCKMSDDKYRHRFDKVIQVLHMNPLHRPHDPRMTFITIAKKSDVDEYAIKAMVGHKVQDIAESTYTVRDIKWLRTDLEKISEENLN; encoded by the coding sequence ATGAAGAATGATATCATTGCACTGTTAAATTGCCCGGAATGCGCACTGCAAGTTAGTGTTAAAGCCTTGACCTGCCCACATTGTGGCTACCCACTAGATAAAAGTCTTGTCAAAAGAATACGCGGATCCGGCAAGCGCAGGCGACTGCCAAACGGATTCGGAAGTATAACAGAACGGCGGGATAAGAATTTAAAAAACTCATATTGGGCCAGAGTATGTATTGGAAAAAAAGAATTTGGCAAACCAATTCTGAACCCCCTCAAACCACAATGCTCTTTTTCCACCTATAATGCTGCTTATGCCGCCCTTGTCGAATACAATAAAAATCCCTACGACTTAAATGGCGATATCACGGTAAAAGAATTATATGAAAAGTGGTCAAAGAAATACTTTTCAGAAGATGTCAGAGCGCGCCACATAAAAGGTGTAATGGACAGTGGTTTTCGCATTGAAACCAGAGGAAAAATGAAGGGTGAAAAAGTATATGCCTCTGCGGGAACCAAGGCACGCATAAAATCCATATTCAACCTGATGTTGGACTATGCTGTAGAATTTGAAATTGCAGCAATCAATTATGCCAGAACGTTTGATATTTCAGATGAGATCGTAAAAGAACAAGAAGAAACCAACCGGGATCACATTCCATTCACAAAAACCGAATTAAATCTATTCTGGGACAATGTCGGCAAAATAAAGTTTACGGACTGGATACTGATCCAGACTTACATGGGATGGCGCCCACAGGAACTTGCCACGCTCCGATTGGATGAAATCGATCTGGATCAATGGTATATGCAGGCAGGTATGAAAACTGACGCCGGAAAACCAAGACTGGTTCCCATACATAGTAAAATCCGCAATCTTGCCAAGAAGAATTACGAATACGCAGTATCCATCAATAGCGAATACCTTTTCAACGACAAGAGCCAAACACACTCTGGTTCTTGCAAAATGTCCGATGATAAATATCGGCATCGCTTCGACAAGGTCATCCAGGTACTTCATATGAATCCACTCCACCGCCCCCACGATCCGCGCATGACCTTTATCACTATTGCAAAGAAGTCCGATGTTGATGAATATGCCATCAAAGCCATGGTTGGACATAAGGTTCAGGACATCGCAGAATCCACCTACACCGTGCGAGATATAAAATGGCTAAGAACTGATCTTGAAAAAATAAGCGAGGAGAATTTAAACTAA
- a CDS encoding HAMP domain-containing sensor histidine kinase, with the protein MKRSGYRTILHIYFIFFLSLLGAVLLAVCLCLLTVTIQKPDGSIAGTDWPSQFTEEFRDQIIFIDTLPQIRQAGIARLQDYGIGVQLLDASGREVYSYQKPEWVGVTYSWVELLELCKTGGAADKEMTAFAGTVSNDGKDYAYILYFPVNISKVMMYLNGERFAGGKAILLPILAALLLMILISGALYGLFTTRAMKRLAAAVQEISVRSYLPVHDSGMFHDLYESLNTLDAEIRASDQLRSQTETMREEWIANITHDLKTPLSPVRGYAELLGEAGEKSEEQCRRYGEIMLKNVSYMEALIDDLKLTYQLENGMLPANRTEQDLVRFLKELAIDVLNTLEYEHRIIHFESTADTVSFSFDRILFTRAFRNLIINSFVHGEENTQVSLRISVSDTVVNVEVADNGAGIRPEQAEHLFDRYYRGTSTEEKPEGSGLGLAIAKNIIELHGGKIRVVSIPAVGTAFVIEFLNG; encoded by the coding sequence ATGAAACGCTCAGGATACCGCACGATTTTACACATCTATTTTATTTTCTTTCTGTCGCTGCTGGGCGCGGTTTTGCTGGCGGTCTGTCTTTGCCTGTTGACGGTCACCATCCAGAAGCCGGACGGCAGCATTGCGGGAACCGACTGGCCCAGTCAGTTTACAGAGGAATTCAGGGATCAGATCATATTTATTGATACGCTTCCCCAGATCAGGCAGGCGGGGATTGCCAGACTGCAGGACTATGGGATTGGCGTCCAGCTTCTGGATGCTTCCGGCAGGGAAGTATACAGCTATCAGAAGCCGGAATGGGTTGGCGTCACATATTCCTGGGTGGAGCTGCTGGAGCTATGCAAAACCGGGGGAGCGGCAGATAAAGAGATGACCGCTTTTGCAGGCACAGTTTCCAATGACGGGAAAGATTACGCCTATATTCTGTACTTTCCTGTAAATATCTCAAAGGTTATGATGTACCTGAACGGAGAGCGGTTTGCAGGCGGCAAGGCTATACTCCTGCCGATTTTGGCGGCGCTGCTTTTGATGATCCTGATTTCGGGCGCCCTCTATGGTCTATTTACAACCAGGGCGATGAAGCGCCTTGCAGCCGCCGTGCAGGAGATATCCGTCCGCAGCTACCTTCCTGTACACGATTCCGGCATGTTCCATGATCTGTATGAGAGCCTGAACACTCTGGATGCGGAAATCAGGGCAAGTGACCAGCTGCGGTCGCAGACAGAAACGATGCGCGAGGAATGGATCGCCAATATCACCCATGACTTAAAGACGCCACTTTCTCCTGTCAGAGGGTATGCGGAACTGCTGGGAGAGGCAGGCGAAAAGAGCGAAGAGCAGTGCAGACGTTATGGGGAGATCATGCTGAAAAACGTCTCTTACATGGAGGCGCTGATCGATGACCTGAAACTGACTTACCAGTTGGAGAACGGAATGCTCCCCGCTAACCGGACGGAGCAGGATCTGGTCCGTTTTCTGAAAGAGCTGGCGATCGATGTTTTGAACACCCTGGAGTATGAACACCGGATCATTCATTTTGAGAGCACGGCGGATACGGTTTCCTTTTCGTTTGACCGGATACTTTTCACGAGGGCCTTCCGCAATTTGATCATCAATTCTTTCGTGCACGGGGAGGAGAATACCCAGGTATCCCTGCGGATATCGGTTTCCGATACCGTGGTGAATGTGGAAGTGGCTGACAATGGAGCGGGTATAAGGCCGGAACAGGCAGAGCATCTTTTCGACCGCTATTACCGGGGAACCAGCACGGAGGAAAAACCCGAGGGAAGCGGCCTGGGGCTGGCGATCGCAAAAAATATTATAGAACTGCATGGAGGTAAAATAAGGGTTGTAAGCATTCCTGCGGTTGGGACGGCATTTGTCATTGAGTTTTTAAACGGTTAA
- the gltA gene encoding NADPH-dependent glutamate synthase: MDVLKKVPVREQDAKVRATNFEEVCYGYNKEEAMEEASRCLKCKNAKCMGGCPVSINIPGFIKEVEAGNFEEAANVIAEASALPAVCGRVCPQESQCEGVCIRGIKGEPVSIGKLERFVADWSRENGFVPRAAKEKLGKKVAVVGSGPAGLTCAGDLAKLGYDVTIFEALHEPGGVLTYGIPEFRLPKETVVRAEIENVKKLGVEIETDVIIGKSVTIDELMDEEGYEAVFIGSGAGLPKFMGIPGENANGVFSANEYLTRNNLMKAFREDYDTPIVAGKKVAVVGGGNVAMDAARTALRLGAEVYIVYRRSEAELPARVEEVHHAQQEGVDFRLLTNPVEILTDENDWVKGIRVRKMELGEPDASGRRRPVEIPGSDYTMDVDTVIMSLGTSPNPLISSTTEGLESNKRGCIVAEPENGQTTRPGVFAGGDAVTGAATVILAMEAGKKGAKGIHEYLSGKK, translated from the coding sequence ATGGACGTATTAAAGAAAGTGCCTGTGAGAGAGCAGGATGCAAAGGTTCGCGCAACCAATTTTGAAGAAGTTTGCTATGGCTACAATAAAGAAGAAGCGATGGAGGAAGCCTCCAGATGCCTGAAATGTAAAAATGCAAAGTGCATGGGCGGCTGTCCGGTCTCCATCAACATTCCCGGTTTTATCAAGGAAGTGGAGGCTGGCAATTTTGAGGAGGCAGCCAATGTGATCGCGGAAGCCTCCGCCCTTCCGGCAGTCTGCGGCCGCGTGTGCCCGCAGGAAAGCCAGTGCGAGGGCGTATGTATCCGCGGTATCAAGGGCGAGCCGGTCTCCATCGGGAAGCTGGAGCGTTTTGTGGCGGACTGGTCCCGGGAAAATGGATTTGTCCCCAGGGCTGCCAAGGAAAAGCTTGGGAAGAAGGTAGCTGTAGTCGGTTCCGGCCCGGCAGGACTTACCTGTGCCGGGGATCTGGCAAAGCTGGGCTATGATGTGACGATCTTTGAGGCGCTCCATGAGCCGGGCGGCGTTCTGACCTACGGTATCCCTGAGTTCCGTCTGCCGAAGGAAACGGTGGTGCGCGCTGAGATCGAGAACGTGAAGAAGCTGGGTGTGGAGATTGAGACAGACGTGATCATCGGCAAGTCCGTGACCATCGATGAATTGATGGATGAGGAAGGGTACGAAGCTGTATTCATCGGTTCCGGCGCAGGTCTCCCGAAGTTCATGGGCATTCCGGGCGAGAATGCCAACGGCGTGTTCTCCGCCAATGAATACCTGACCAGAAACAACCTGATGAAGGCGTTTCGTGAGGACTACGATACCCCGATCGTGGCAGGGAAAAAGGTAGCTGTGGTCGGCGGCGGCAACGTGGCCATGGATGCGGCAAGGACCGCGCTGCGCCTGGGCGCTGAGGTCTACATCGTGTACCGCCGGAGCGAGGCGGAGCTTCCTGCCCGTGTGGAGGAGGTCCATCATGCACAGCAGGAGGGCGTTGATTTCCGACTGCTGACAAATCCGGTGGAGATCCTGACGGATGAAAATGACTGGGTCAAAGGGATCCGTGTGAGAAAGATGGAGTTGGGCGAGCCGGACGCTTCCGGCAGAAGAAGGCCGGTGGAGATCCCGGGTTCTGATTATACGATGGATGTGGATACGGTGATCATGTCCCTGGGCACCTCCCCGAACCCGCTGATCTCCTCCACCACGGAGGGGCTGGAGAGCAATAAGCGTGGCTGCATCGTGGCGGAACCGGAGAACGGGCAGACCACCAGGCCGGGCGTGTTTGCAGGCGGCGACGCGGTGACCGGCGCGGCTACGGTCATTCTGGCTATGGAAGCAGGTAAAAAGGGAGCCAAGGGCATCCACGAGTACTTAAGTGGGAAAAAGTAG
- a CDS encoding response regulator transcription factor — translation MDNKVLLVDDEKDIVDMMEEVLRREGFSNIQKALNGTDALKLCRDFRPDVVILDIMLPDIDGLEVCRRIREFSYCPVLFLSSRNDDIDKILGLSCGGDDYVTKPFSPREVVFRVKAQLRRQQYQMAAMTEQSPRLTAGRLSIDQESCRVYKEDREIGLTGREYQLLTYLMENPDKIISKERLYEQVWGEYSSICDNTIMVHIRHLREKIEDTPSDPQQLITVKGLGYKLKKRI, via the coding sequence ATGGATAATAAGGTTTTACTGGTTGACGATGAAAAAGACATTGTTGACATGATGGAGGAAGTATTAAGAAGAGAGGGCTTCTCAAACATACAGAAGGCTTTGAACGGAACTGATGCGTTAAAGCTCTGCCGTGACTTTCGCCCGGACGTCGTTATTTTGGATATCATGCTCCCGGACATCGACGGGCTGGAGGTATGCCGGCGGATCCGGGAGTTTTCCTACTGCCCGGTCCTGTTTTTGTCATCCAGGAATGATGATATCGATAAAATCCTTGGGCTTTCCTGCGGCGGCGATGATTATGTCACTAAGCCGTTCAGTCCGAGGGAGGTGGTGTTCCGTGTAAAGGCCCAGCTTCGCCGTCAGCAGTATCAGATGGCTGCCATGACGGAGCAGTCCCCCCGTCTGACTGCCGGCCGGCTTTCCATTGACCAGGAAAGCTGCCGGGTCTATAAAGAAGACAGGGAAATCGGGCTGACTGGGCGTGAGTACCAATTGCTCACCTATCTCATGGAGAACCCGGATAAAATCATCAGCAAGGAACGGCTCTATGAGCAGGTATGGGGAGAATACAGCAGTATCTGTGACAATACCATTATGGTGCATATCCGGCATCTGCGGGAAAAGATAGAGGATACACCCTCGGACCCACAACAGCTCATCACCGTGAAGGGGCTGGGTTATAAGCTTAAAAAGAGGATCTGA
- a CDS encoding MATE family efflux transporter yields MERKNRHIDLLHGSILPSLTGLAVPIMATSMVQTAYNLTDMAWIGSVGSGAVAAVGAAGMYTWLSTGIVTLARMGGQIKVAHSLGEGSESEAAEYGRGALQMTVLLAFAFAVAVNLFSAQLIGFFRLSNGRTVQQAVDYLRIAGGLILFSFLNQTLTGLFTAVGDSRTPFLANCTGLAVNMVLDPVLIFGLGPFPRLEAVGAAVATVTAQFVVTLVMLRRASRDTVLFDKIRFWQKTSGRYIRTMLKLGVPSSLQSMLYSSISMVLTRMVASWGDSAVAVQRVGGQIECISWMTAEGFGSAMNAFTGQNYGARLYERVKKSYWLALAVIGIWGVMTSCLLVFGAEPVFRLFIREPEVVPLGISYLVIIGYGQMPMCVELMTVGALQGMGKTMSCSVLTIIFTAARIPLAVLLAGTALGLDGIWWALTITSITKGIVFLAYYARTLGRLPGAAAVKGL; encoded by the coding sequence ATGGAACGAAAGAACAGGCATATTGACTTGCTGCACGGCAGCATCCTGCCATCCCTGACCGGGTTGGCGGTGCCGATCATGGCAACCTCTATGGTGCAGACCGCATACAACTTAACAGACATGGCGTGGATCGGAAGCGTGGGCAGCGGCGCGGTGGCGGCGGTCGGAGCTGCGGGCATGTACACCTGGCTTTCGACCGGGATCGTGACCTTGGCCAGGATGGGCGGACAGATCAAGGTGGCCCACAGCCTGGGGGAGGGCAGTGAGAGCGAGGCGGCCGAGTATGGGCGGGGCGCCCTGCAGATGACGGTTCTCCTGGCATTTGCCTTTGCCGTGGCTGTGAATCTTTTTTCTGCGCAGCTTATTGGATTTTTCAGATTGTCCAATGGAAGGACCGTTCAGCAGGCAGTTGATTATCTGCGGATCGCAGGCGGACTGATCCTGTTCTCCTTTTTAAACCAGACGCTGACGGGGCTGTTTACCGCTGTTGGGGACAGCCGTACGCCGTTTTTGGCAAACTGTACCGGTCTGGCGGTGAACATGGTCCTGGATCCAGTGCTGATCTTTGGCCTGGGGCCGTTTCCAAGGCTGGAGGCGGTGGGGGCAGCAGTTGCTACGGTGACCGCACAGTTTGTAGTGACTTTGGTCATGCTGCGGCGCGCATCCAGAGATACCGTGCTGTTTGATAAGATCAGGTTCTGGCAGAAGACTTCCGGCCGTTATATCCGGACGATGTTAAAGCTCGGGGTTCCTTCGTCCCTGCAGAGTATGCTGTATTCCAGCATATCCATGGTACTGACCCGAATGGTAGCGTCCTGGGGGGATTCTGCGGTGGCGGTACAGCGTGTGGGTGGTCAGATCGAATGTATTTCCTGGATGACCGCAGAGGGATTTGGTTCTGCGATGAATGCATTTACCGGACAGAATTACGGGGCCAGGCTGTATGAACGGGTCAAAAAGAGCTACTGGCTGGCGCTGGCTGTCATTGGCATATGGGGCGTCATGACCTCCTGTCTGCTGGTATTCGGCGCGGAGCCGGTGTTCCGCCTGTTTATCCGGGAGCCGGAAGTGGTGCCTCTTGGCATCAGTTATCTGGTCATCATCGGATATGGACAGATGCCCATGTGTGTGGAACTGATGACTGTGGGAGCGCTGCAGGGGATGGGAAAGACCATGTCCTGTTCGGTCCTGACCATTATCTTCACAGCTGCCCGTATCCCTCTTGCAGTCCTGCTAGCAGGTACGGCGCTGGGGCTGGATGGGATCTGGTGGGCGCTGACGATCACCAGCATCACGAAGGGGATCGTATTTCTGGCCTATTATGCCCGGACACTTGGGAGGCTGCCTGGAGCGGCAGCAGTGAAGGGGCTTTGA
- a CDS encoding AHH domain-containing protein, translating into MERVKKKEGQKVANETRLMNIASAIGNQTTCQMMPVVQNQSIKITDSELTELESVHYDDVVHESHEELIEHLQRDGHLDPNAIYMVIDPGEKDETTYGVHEGQYLSPQELRASLGAGTAGGEAHHIIPSCIAAVHKYPKDLYNKDWNGIMLPGSKKETTGKIIRPLTIASALPYHRRNDTFDHPTYTKMVRKEIDKGVNPATLAATLKTKINTMGAGKYIDDINI; encoded by the coding sequence ATGGAGCGAGTAAAAAAGAAAGAAGGACAGAAGGTTGCCAATGAGACAAGATTAATGAATATAGCAAGTGCGATAGGAAACCAGACAACATGTCAAATGATGCCTGTTGTGCAGAATCAGTCAATAAAGATTACAGATAGTGAATTAACTGAGTTAGAGTCTGTTCATTATGATGACGTTGTCCATGAAAGTCATGAAGAACTTATTGAACATCTTCAGCGCGATGGTCACTTAGATCCAAATGCGATTTATATGGTAATTGACCCTGGTGAAAAAGATGAGACCACCTATGGTGTTCACGAGGGGCAATATCTTAGCCCGCAAGAATTAAGAGCGTCGTTAGGGGCAGGAACTGCCGGAGGAGAAGCACATCATATTATTCCCAGTTGTATTGCTGCTGTACATAAGTATCCGAAAGATTTATATAATAAAGATTGGAATGGAATAATGTTGCCAGGTAGTAAAAAAGAAACAACAGGTAAAATAATCAGACCACTGACAATTGCATCTGCGTTACCATATCATCGAAGAAATGATACGTTTGATCATCCTACATACACCAAAATGGTCAGAAAAGAAATAGACAAAGGGGTAAATCCGGCAACGTTGGCGGCTACCTTAAAAACTAAAATAAATACCATGGGAGCTGGTAAATATATAGATGATATAAATATATAG
- a CDS encoding MATE family efflux transporter: MAGILTKEEKFRQMIETPVNKLIPRLAVPTIISMLVTSIYNMADTFFVSQIGTSASGAVGIMFSAMAMIQAIGFTLGMGSGNNISRSLGNRDEDRASLFAATSFFTAGAIGILIMIFGTLFSRQMVFFLGATNTIAPYAQDYARYILIAAPFMMTSFVMNNILRAQGSAMFAMIGITTGGILNMILDPIFIFKFHMGISGAAIATMVSQMISFCILLYQCNSHEDCIKIQVSKFRPTLKVYGEILHAGLPSFCRQGLASVAAVVLNFAAGPYGDAAIAAMSIVTRFMMFINSSLIGFGQGFQPVCGFNFGAKRYDRVLEAYWFCVKVAVAMLTVFGIVAFVISRPIITSFRREDLEVIEIGTLALRLQLLTMPFQAWVIMVNMLTQSIGYGFRASIVAMGRQGLFLIPTLLVLPRTMGLLGLQMAQPIADMLTFVLATVIVVGILKELRQLKLQQPEFAGGPAAETDSQTVTGGQA, from the coding sequence ATGGCAGGGATATTAACAAAGGAAGAAAAATTCAGACAGATGATAGAGACTCCGGTGAACAAGCTGATTCCCAGACTGGCGGTGCCGACGATCATCAGTATGCTGGTGACATCCATTTATAATATGGCGGACACATTTTTTGTGAGCCAGATCGGGACCAGCGCCTCCGGTGCGGTGGGCATCATGTTTTCCGCCATGGCGATGATCCAGGCGATCGGTTTTACGCTGGGTATGGGGAGTGGGAATAATATCTCACGTTCCCTTGGGAATCGGGATGAGGACAGGGCCAGCCTTTTTGCTGCCACGTCATTTTTTACGGCGGGAGCCATTGGCATCCTGATCATGATATTCGGCACCCTGTTTTCCAGACAGATGGTATTTTTCCTGGGGGCAACGAATACGATTGCGCCTTATGCCCAGGATTATGCCAGATATATCCTGATCGCGGCTCCGTTCATGATGACCTCTTTTGTAATGAACAATATTCTCCGGGCACAGGGCAGCGCCATGTTTGCCATGATCGGGATCACCACCGGAGGCATACTGAATATGATTCTGGACCCTATTTTTATTTTTAAGTTCCACATGGGGATCTCAGGGGCGGCGATCGCGACGATGGTGAGCCAGATGATCAGCTTCTGTATCCTGCTCTACCAGTGCAACTCCCATGAGGACTGTATCAAGATCCAGGTTTCTAAATTCCGTCCAACCTTGAAGGTTTATGGGGAGATCCTTCATGCCGGGCTGCCGTCCTTCTGCCGCCAGGGGCTGGCGAGTGTGGCGGCGGTGGTGCTGAATTTTGCAGCCGGGCCTTATGGAGACGCGGCGATCGCAGCCATGTCCATTGTTACGAGATTTATGATGTTCATCAATTCCAGCCTGATCGGATTTGGACAGGGCTTCCAGCCGGTATGCGGATTTAACTTTGGCGCAAAGCGTTACGACCGGGTGCTGGAGGCGTACTGGTTCTGCGTAAAGGTGGCGGTAGCCATGCTGACCGTGTTCGGCATCGTGGCGTTTGTCATCAGCCGCCCGATCATCACGTCTTTCCGGCGGGAGGATCTGGAGGTGATCGAGATCGGTACCCTGGCCCTGCGGCTCCAGCTGCTGACCATGCCGTTCCAGGCCTGGGTCATCATGGTCAATATGCTGACCCAGTCCATCGGTTACGGCTTTAGGGCATCCATTGTGGCCATGGGGAGGCAGGGGCTGTTTCTGATCCCCACGCTGTTAGTCCTGCCGCGGACCATGGGACTTTTGGGCCTCCAGATGGCTCAGCCGATCGCGGATATGCTGACCTTTGTGCTGGCGACGGTGATCGTGGTGGGGATCTTAAAAGAACTGCGTCAGTTGAAGCTTCAGCAGCCGGAATTTGCAGGCGGACCGGCGGCGGAGACGGATTCACAGACAGTCACGGGCGGGCAGGCATAG